Genomic DNA from Urocitellus parryii isolate mUroPar1 chromosome 5, mUroPar1.hap1, whole genome shotgun sequence:
AGTTGACGGTTTATAAGgtagactaaaaaataaactgtCTCTTGACAGATTACCATTGGGGATAGTATGAAGTGACTGGTGTCTTCAGACTACAATGGAAATGGGAGGGACTGAAATGCAGACACCTCTATACTTGCAGATACTTTGAAGAATTGTTTATAGGCTGAATAatcccaaattattttcttaaaataggtTTTATGCTGTTTCCAGTAAAATATTTCAGGTTGTgctcatttgacttttttttttttttttggtctcagacGAGCTCATCTGCGCCTGTGTTTAGAACGCTTAAAAGTTCTGATTCCACTAGGACCAGACTGCACCAGGCACACAACACTTGGTTTGCTCAATAAAGCCAAAGCACACATCAAGGTgagagtttttattttcagatttgcACATGATTCTCTGGGTCCTAGTTTAGTTATTACCAATGATTCCTGTTCATATACTTTAGCTGGCTCACCATGCCCTCCTTAATAACTGACCTTAAAAGAAATCTTTCTAAAAATTGATCACCTAATCTGTCTGAGTGGAGCAACATAACCTGATAAAACTAAATTGTTTTGACAGTGTGGCCATTTGAAGATCTGAGAATGCTAGAAAAATAACAATTACTCTTGTGATATCTACAAGGAAGACCATTGTGCCCTCTGGTGGAGATGACTTCATTTGACTGTGTCCTTCAGTATTTTTCCATCAAATACCACACTGCAGAGGAAGTCTGTCCTTTATAGAGATTACTttacagacttttaaaattctgtcttgtTTATATGCAGTCATACACAAATAAGACAGGACtcttatatgtttttatatatgcaGACACTTGTATATTCACTTGTTTTCTCAGCCAAAGAAGAAATCTTTTAAGATATCAGGTAGAAATAAGTTAATGTTTGTATTGTACTATCCACAATGTAAATATCATTTCATCATCCTAGAAACTTGAAGAAGCTGAAAGGAAAAGCCAGCACCAGCTTGAGAACTTGGAACGAGAACAGAGATTTTTAAAGCGGCGACTGGAACAGCTGCAGGGTCCTCAAGAAATGGAACGAATACGAATGGACAGCATTGGATCAACTATTTCTTCAGATCGTTCTGATTCAGAGCGAGGTAGGCAGTGTGCCTTTTCTCTAATGAAATACTAAGCATCTCTGTATCTGGATTTAGGGAGGCACactgtatttgctttctttttagcCAACACTGACATTTTATGTATTCACAACATTGTATAGTCCTGCCTGTGTGAACTATGTAATTCTTATTCTGGGGAGGTGGGGGTTATCTATCTACCTACTTAAAACTTTTCATTCTGAattacttttaaagttttctgtAGAAAATTGTAGGGCCCTCCACCTTCCTTTACTCAGTTTCCCCTTATATTAACATCTTATATAACCATAATAGAGTTATTAAAACCAGGAAATTAAGCTGACATAATACTAGTAAGTAATCTGCAGACTTTACTCAAAATTTAGTAGTTTTTCCCACTGATATCCTTTGTCTGGTCTAGGATCCTATGCAGCATTCCCTGTTGCATTAGCTATTCCTCAGTCTTTCTTTCATGACCATAACATTTTGGAGTATTTGCCAATCTTTTTATACAGTATTCCTCAATTTGAGTTtgtctgaagttttaaaattattgaattggGGCAAGAAATATCACTTAAGTGATGTTGTGCCCTTCATTTCATTGTTTCagaaaaaatactgaattatgttttattactggtgatattaatttcttaatgtatattttaaagtacCACACCCTTCATTACTCTTTCTGCCTGTCCTCAAACATTTGTCTTTGGCAGAATTATAGAAAAGAAGTCAGCCAAAAAAGAAACAGTCTGAACTTTATAGCTCAGGCCTTATACCATAATAGAAAATCCTGAGGTGAACCTTGATGATTTTGAGCCTtaaatttgagaaaacagaattaATGAGATCttaaacattctaaaatattatacAAGTGACACtaagtttttaagtcttttttttgttttgccctttttaaggaaatttccaaaatattcaaaaatagagaaaatagattAACTCTCATGTACTCATCATTCAGTTATAATAGCTGTCAACATTCTGTCATTCTTGTTTCATCTAATTCAAATATGAATCACATATTTAGAGTTTGTCATAGAGGAATGGAAAATCCTATTTTTATTCTAGCCCTTAttggataaaataatttttaacttttatttttaaactgtgtaTTGTTGTTATAATGTATTGGTGATAGTATATGTAGTATTTGACAAGGTCTATATAGACATCATATACGTGTTTAagggtttgtttgggttttttaagTTAAATACCACCACCCAAAATGCCTTTCCTGTAATCCTATAGATCTCACTATAATTCAGAGACTTATTTTAAGCTTCAGGTCTTTATTTCAAGCTATATTTGGGGctgagaatgtaactcagtggcagaccACTTACCATGTACAAGACTATGGGTTTCATCCCTAACAAACCGAAAAGACAAGGGAGGAGTTGGGAACTTCAAACTGTATTTGGTGcaagaaaattaaagacaaatcCCTCAAAAATCTACTTTGTAACAAATGGCTTATTTTAATTACTAAATAGCAAAATATCTTCACTATGAACCTTTGAAGTCTGTAGAACTATCTGTAGAATGGTATCTCCAAAGGCTTGAATGAGTAGATTTTCtagtttgctattttcttttccttccaataTTGGAAtcaggctttgtgcatgctaggcaagtgctttaccactgagctataccttcagCCCGTAGTCTGTTTTTAGGTTTGTGCTCCCCCTCTGCTAGTCAACCCTGATTAGTAAACAACACTGAGAATTAGTTTTTGGTTTAATGTAAGACAGATGTTGTTAAACCACTTGGGTTGGGatcttttaatattaattaataattccCAGATTGGTGGGACGTCCAGACGGACTGGCGTCAACAGGGTTTTAGTAAACTTGCTGCCCAAATTAAGACCACCATTGTATACCAGAGATTCCCCTGTACAGAAAGTATTTCTTTGATCTTCAGTTTCTCTGTTCTCCAGAGCTCACTGATAAAAAACTGGTTGTATAACTTTTGTTTTATGCCACTTTTCCTcatgccttttaatttttgaaggtGCACATAGAGTAgattattaatgtttttcttttttttttcccctttggcagAGGAGATTGAAGTGGATGTTGAAAGCACAGAGTTCTCCCATGGAGAAGTGGACAATATAAGTACCACCAGCATCAGTGACATTGATGACCACAGCAGCCTGCAGAGTATTGGGAGTGATGAGGGTTACTCCAGTGCCAGTGTCAAACTTTCGTTCACTTCCTAGAACCCAGCATGACATAATAGTGCAGGGCAAAATATTCACTGGGCCAATTCAGTACAATCTCTTAAATTGGGTTCATGATGCAGTCTCCTCTATAAAGCTAAACAAAACTATACTTGAATAAAGGGTCAGAAGACCTGTATTTAAGCAAATAACTTAGCAAAAAGTGGGGTAGAGCCTCCCCAGCAGAAcaaatatattcagaatattcACATTGGAAAAATCACAATTTCTAATGGCAATGGAAAACTTGTGTGAAATTATCTTGATTTGATCTAATTGATTTCAAAGAGGACACTGGAGATTCCATCCTCTTTTTCTAGTTTGCTCATACTACGTTGAGTAGACACATTTAAAGATGGGATTATGAACCCTTCCTGAGCTTTATggccctagggaaaaaaaaaatcaaacctgtaGTAAAGAAAAGATAATCAGGCATTAATCTTGGATAGCTAAGGAGCTATTAAAACTCAGCCTGGGACAGTTTATCATGAAGCCTGTGGATGAtcaattctttaaaacaaaaatgaaacaaacccaAACTCATTTCATGCTCTACAAAAGGAGAGACTCCCATGAAGCCTTTTGAAAGGGATCATCATGCAGCTCAGCTTTCTGTTGGATTCCATGCTAAACAAGCTAACCTTATCCTGCATTGTTAGCACTAGGGCACCCAACTGCCATCTCGCCAGCCCGAGGCCTAAGGGCTGCATGGGGGCAGTCCATGCATGACAGCCTCTATCACACAAGGCCTATGAGTATGGATTGGGGAGCCAAAAGGAAAAAGCTCCATGTGCCTGTGTCTGCATGGGTCAGAAGAGTTGTGCACGCAGATTAGCAGGCCAAGGTCTGAGCCACGGCAGcatttttatttgagattttgATAACTGTTTATATGTGTTGAAAACCAAAATGACATCTTTTTAAAGCTTGTCCATAAGTAAACATAGATGTCTTTTATAGTGGAAAAACACATGGGAAAAATCATCTATTTTGATGCAGCATTTGATAATGATAAAACACCTCACACCTCACTCTTTATAGTGCACAAAATGAATGAGGTCTGGGCTAGGTAGAAAAAAGgtcaatgctgtttttgttttcttttagaatcaTTACCTTTTACCAGCTTTTAACCATCTGATATCCATAGTAGACACACTATCATAGTTAACATAGTTAAGTTCAGCACTTGTCTCATTTTAATGTAAAGATTTGCTTCCATTTTCTACAAGCAGTCTTCTTCACAATCCCCCTGTGCAGGTGCTATTGTTGCTCTTATAAATGTTTCcagaaatgttattttcttcGAAGTGAAATTTCTAGCCTGCACTTTGATGTCATGTGTTCCCTTTGTCTTTCAAACTGCAAGGTTTTCCTTTGGTCCTCTCTCTTACCCTGGGAAGCCTTCCTGGAGACCTTACCCCCAGCTGTTTGGactttgtatactttaaataatttaactacccttaattacttaaaaaaaaaagctttatgaTTTTCATAACTTATTGCTGATTTTAATGGGTTGTTAATTTCAGtcctgtagttttattttatgtttagataGGGCTgggcaaggaaaaagaaaataaagacaaccaTATTTAGCAGTGCAGTTGAGTTGTGTGTTAATGTTAGACTATTCTTTTGTGAGAGGCACTTAAACAGCATTCACAACTTTTATATGGAGTGTACCATCTTGGTCATACATAAGACCTCagcacatatatataatatatactcaCTTGTTCTTGTGCTCCCCCTGTGCCTCCTTCAAAAAAATCTTCCTTGATTGTGCTGTGTTTGAGTGGaagaaattctttgaaatagATGTGTGTTTGAAAACTGCATGCCTTTAAAACCCAGTACTAGGACTTGCTACGTTTCAGGTGCTGGGAATTAATGAAAAACATGACAAAACAGATTCATTTCTGTGGCCCAAGTAAACTGTTTCTagtttcatttataattattCCTGGCTAGGTCAAGATATTGCTCTATATATTTGCTTACTTTTGACTTTCCCAAGTGAGAGTTTAAGATTGTACTAAAATTACCATGGAAAGTAAATGGAAGCCAATGACTTTTGTTATTCCCATGGCATTCACTGGCATCTTTGGCATAGGGCTGGAATTTGGGACAACATTCAGGCAAACTTGAGGGGCTGCCATTTTGTTGTATGTGTACAGGATAATGGGCTGTACAAACCTATGGTACATATTTCATTTGCCCCTAAACTCTTCTTTCCCTGGTTGGTTTTCCTTTTGTGGGGGTGGAGGATATGGATAGATTGTATGAGTAAgaagtattaattttttaaaagacaaatgaagacacaaaaattaacacaagaaacaaaaactgaataaagaataCCAGAATTATTTTCTAACAAATACCCTTCTCCATGAAGGCAAAAATATGGATGAGTAGTCACAACTGTCTCCCAAATGTTTACATTGGTACTATGTCAGAAGTCCAGAATTAATACCAATTTGAAATTTAATCACTCTTCTGTTCTAAAATTTAAACATCTATTTTTACATAACCTAATTGCAGGTACCCAGTAACTGCTTCAAGTAGGTCACACAAACATTTGTCATCCTCATctgattttgaaacattttagagAATCTCTTGACTAGCATTATGCAAACTGAAAAGTCTCCATGTTCCCATTTGATGCCTTAACCCTCATTAATCTTATTTAGGATCTTTTAGTAAAATGCCTGTTGAGTGACCCTTATATTACCAAAGGATTCTAATGAAGTCATTGACTCAGACTAGCATAGatatgaaaatacagaaaaaatgctttttctaGTCCCCATGACAATGTCTATATGGCAATACCTGTTTTTAGAATCATGAAGGGGTTTTAAAAGGCAATGAGAATTGTTAAGGCCAAGCTCCTTACTCAAAGGCCATACTGCCTCCTGGTTTCTGTCTCCTAAAGAAACTGTTTAGCCTTTTAGGAATTTTGAGAAGCTTTTTTCCTTCGCTTGACTAAACAGCTGCTTTTCCCGTTTTTTATTATCCTTCCACCTAAATATTCTTAACCCAAATCAAAGTCAGATTCCAACACACCTACCAAATGTAGCATAATGGGGGAAAAGCAAgggttttaattaaatttaatcccATTATAACATTTAGTAGACACTGAGCAAGTTATTCAATCTCTTCATGGAACCTGTTGCCTCCCTGAAAAGTTGCTATAAATACTATCTTCATCTTGAAACATAAGGATTCCGCTTATACATGCAATTTATCACCCTACTCCTAAAATCCATGTGAATAGTACCTCCATCCATAAGAGGTATATATACTTCTCTACTTTTTCTGATGAATGCAATCTTCTAATTTCCTTAATACTGAATTTTAgctcaggtgtggtggcacatggctataatcccagtgactcagaagtctgaggcagtaagattgccaaattcaa
This window encodes:
- the Mxi1 gene encoding max-interacting protein 1 isoform X1, which codes for MGKRGRPRKEARCEGAGLAPAAPLAVAAPQPPAQPEEPAGAKPRCPFSDIFNTSENSMEKHINTFLQNVQILLEAASYLEQIEKENKKCEHGYASSFPSMPNPRLQHSKPPRRLSRAQKHSSGSSTTSTANRSTHNELEKNRRAHLRLCLERLKVLIPLGPDCTRHTTLGLLNKAKAHIKKLEEAERKSQHQLENLEREQRFLKRRLEQLQGPQEMERIRMDSIGSTISSDRSDSEREEIEVDVESTEFSHGEVDNISTTSISDIDDHSSLQSIGSDEGYSSASVKLSFTS
- the Mxi1 gene encoding max-interacting protein 1 isoform X2; translated protein: MGKRGRPRKEARCEGAGLAPAAPLAVAAPQPPAQPEEPAGAKPRCPFSDIFNTSENSMEKHINTFLQNVQILLEAASYLEQIEKENKKCEHGYASSFPSMPNPRLQHSKPPRRLSRAQKHSSGSSTTSTANRRAHLRLCLERLKVLIPLGPDCTRHTTLGLLNKAKAHIKKLEEAERKSQHQLENLEREQRFLKRRLEQLQGPQEMERIRMDSIGSTISSDRSDSEREEIEVDVESTEFSHGEVDNISTTSISDIDDHSSLQSIGSDEGYSSASVKLSFTS
- the Mxi1 gene encoding max-interacting protein 1 isoform X4, translating into MPNPRLQHSKPPRRLSRAQKHSSGSSTTSTANRSTHNELEKNRRAHLRLCLERLKVLIPLGPDCTRHTTLGLLNKAKAHIKKLEEAERKSQHQLENLEREQRFLKRRLEQLQGPQEMERIRMDSIGSTISSDRSDSEREEIEVDVESTEFSHGEVDNISTTSISDIDDHSSLQSIGSDEGYSSASVKLSFTS
- the Mxi1 gene encoding max-interacting protein 1 isoform X3 produces the protein MERVRMINVQRLLEAAEFLERRERECEHGYASSFPSMPNPRLQHSKPPRRLSRAQKHSSGSSTTSTANRSTHNELEKNRRAHLRLCLERLKVLIPLGPDCTRHTTLGLLNKAKAHIKKLEEAERKSQHQLENLEREQRFLKRRLEQLQGPQEMERIRMDSIGSTISSDRSDSEREEIEVDVESTEFSHGEVDNISTTSISDIDDHSSLQSIGSDEGYSSASVKLSFTS